The DNA window CGGCCACCCTTCCGCGAGCGCCATATCGTAGAGCCGCGAGCCCGGATAGGCCATGGCCGAGTAGAAGTTGGCGAACTCGCACTGGAGCTCGCAGGCCAGGTCCAGCGTGGCCTGCATCGTCTCGTGGTCGTCGTCGGGCAGCCCGAAGATGTAGTTGCCGATGACGTTGATCCCGGCGGCCTGGATGGCGCGCACCGTCGCGGCGATGTCGGCGCGGCCGAACGTCTTCTGCGCCCCATCGCGGACGTGCTGGCTGCCGGACTCGATCCCCAGCGCCAGCCAGCTGATCCCCGCGCGCCTGAGCCGGTCGAGGATGGACTCCTTGACGGTGTCCACCCGGGCATAGGCCCAGATGTTGAGATCGTGCCCCCGCTCGATGATGCGGTCGCAGACGCTCTCCACGTGCCGGTAGTTGAGCACGAACATCTCGTCCAGGATCTTGATGTTCCGCACGCCGTGCTTCTGGACCAGCAGGTCGATCTCCGCGATGACGCTCTCGGCGCTGCGGTAGCGGTAGCCGGGCTTGCCGAAGGGCGAGTTGATGCAGCAGAAGCTGCACCTGTAGGGGCAGCCGAGGCTCGTGTAGATCGAGGCGTAGGGCCGGCGGCGGTCGAGGAAGCCGAAGCAGTGCCAGTTGTGGGCCCGGTACTTCGGCACCGGCAGGAGGTCCCAGGCCATCTGCGGCAGGTCCCGGTCCAGGTTGTCCAGGAGCGGGGCCGGGGGCGTGGAGTGGATCGCCTCGCCCTCCCGATACCAGAGCCCGGGGACCTGGTCATAGCCGTTCCCGCCGGCGCGCAGCGCCTCCAGCAGCCCCACGATCGTGTGCGGCCCCTCGCCCTGGCAGACGAAGTCGCAGGCCTCCTCCCTGAGCGTGCGCTCGGGCAACGCCGACACGTGGCCGCCCACGAGGAGCGTCGGGATCCCGGGCGCGCGCGCCCTGAGCGCGGTGCAGATGGCGCCGGCCGCCGGCATGGTCTGGGTGGAGGCCGAGGGCTGGTGGCCGAAGACCACGACGGTGGCAAGCCGGGGCGCGAGGGTGGCGAGCCTTTCCGCCACCTCGGCGGGGGCCAGGTCCTCGGCCTCGGCATCCACGATCTCCACCGAGTAGCCGCGGGCGCGGGCGAAGGTTGCCATGAGGCCCGCCCAGACAGGCGGCTCGATGGCCGTCAGCGTCGAGCCCAGTCGCTGATAAACCTCCATCCGGCTGCCGGGCTGGACCAGCGCCAGGTCGAGACGCCCGCGCTCAGACATTGCCATAGCCCTGGCGGCGCACGACCTGGTAGCCCTTGATCAGCTCGGCGATGCCCGCGTCCAGCGACACCTCCGCCCGGAAGCCCGTGGCCTCGATCCTGGCGTTGCTCACGATGTAGTTGCGCTGGTCGGGGTCCCGGCCCACGGCGGCCTCGGCCCAGTGAAAGCGCGGCACCTGCTTCTGGATGGCCTCGCACAGTTCCCGCTTGGAGAGGTTCGCCTCGCTGAGCCCCAGGTTGTAGACCCGTCCGCGCATCTGCTCCCAGTGGCCGAGGCAGTGGCTGACGGCGCGGGCCACGTCCCGGACGTGGAGGAAGTTGCGCTTGAAGTCTCCCTCGAAGAGGACCACGAACCCGTCGGTGACGGCACGGTAGGCGAAGTCGTTCACCAGGAGATCCATCCGCATGCGTGGGCTCACCCCGAACACGGTGGCCAGCCGCAGGGCAACCGTGCTGGGCGCCGCCAGCACCGCCCGCTCGGCCTCGACCTTGAGCCGGCCATAGAGCGACACCGGCCGCAGCGGCGTCTCCTCGGTGCAGAAGACGTCCTTCTCCCCCACGCCATAGCCGCTGTTGGTGTTGGGGAAGATCAGCCGCTGCTCGGGGCGCTTGAGCTCGAGGAGCATCAGGACGGCATCCAGGTTCACCGTCCGCGCGCCCACCGGATCCCGGTCGCAGGCGGGCGCCCCCGTGAGACAGGCCAGCGGGAGAATGACCTCGGCCTCCCGCAGCTGCGCGGCCACGAGGTCCCGGTCCCTGGCGTCGCCCCGGACGATGGCGAGTGCCGGCTCGTGGCAGCAGTCGAGCAGCGAGGCCTGGCCGTACATGAAGCTGTCGATGACGGTGACCGTGTGCCCCTCGCGGAGCAGGTGCGGCACCAGCACCGCCCCGATGTACCCTCCGCCGCCGGTGACCAGGATCCTCATGCTGGGGTCAGGTCTTGCATTACGACAAGTGTTGAATTGCAAGACCTGATCCCGGTGAGGGCTCCGGGGGCACCGACAGGACGACGTCCGCGATGCGGTGGATGTCGTCGACGCTGAGCCCCGGGTGGTTCGGCAGCATGAAGCTCCGCTCGTGGATCAGGTCGGCCACCGGGAAGGACTGGGCCCCGTAGCGCTCCACCCAGAAGGGCTGGCGCGACATGTTCCCGCCGCCCAGCGGGCGCGTCTCGATGCCGTGGGCCCCGAGCGCCCGTCCCACCCGGTCCCGGTGCTCGAGCGAGGCGGCCAGCGCCACGAAGGAGATGCTGCAGATGGTCGCCCGCGGGTTCCGCTGGCACGTGAAGCCCGGCGCCGCGGCGAAGCGCGCCACGTAGGCCGCGTGATTCTCGATGCGGCGGGCGACGACCCGGTCCGCCCGGGCCAGCTGGCTGAGCCCGATGCGCGCGTTCAGGTCCGTGGAGCGGACGTTGAAGCCGGGGTAGTAGAAGGTGAAGCGCCGGTTGAACTCGAGGACCCCGTGCTCGCGCGCCTGCAGGGCCTCCTTCTCCGGGGCGAGGTTCTTGGGCCAGCCGTGGCTGCGGATCTGCAGCAGGATGTCGTGGAGGGCCTCGTCCGCGGTGCAGACCATGCCGCCCTCGATCGTGGAGAGGTGATGCCCGAAGTAGAACGAGAACGCGCTCATGTCGCCGAAGGTGCCCACGAGGCGCCCGTCGTAGCGGGAGCCCGTGGC is part of the Candidatus Rokuibacteriota bacterium genome and encodes:
- a CDS encoding cobalamin B12-binding domain-containing protein, with translation MSERGRLDLALVQPGSRMEVYQRLGSTLTAIEPPVWAGLMATFARARGYSVEIVDAEAEDLAPAEVAERLATLAPRLATVVVFGHQPSASTQTMPAAGAICTALRARAPGIPTLLVGGHVSALPERTLREEACDFVCQGEGPHTIVGLLEALRAGGNGYDQVPGLWYREGEAIHSTPPAPLLDNLDRDLPQMAWDLLPVPKYRAHNWHCFGFLDRRRPYASIYTSLGCPYRCSFCCINSPFGKPGYRYRSAESVIAEIDLLVQKHGVRNIKILDEMFVLNYRHVESVCDRIIERGHDLNIWAYARVDTVKESILDRLRRAGISWLALGIESGSQHVRDGAQKTFGRADIAATVRAIQAAGINVIGNYIFGLPDDDHETMQATLDLACELQCEFANFYSAMAYPGSRLYDMALAEGWPLPGTWSGYSQHAVDTLPLPTRFLSAAEVLRFRDRAFEIYFTRPEYLQMVERKFGPETAAHVREMASHRLDRRHA
- a CDS encoding NAD(P)-dependent oxidoreductase, which gives rise to MRILVTGGGGYIGAVLVPHLLREGHTVTVIDSFMYGQASLLDCCHEPALAIVRGDARDRDLVAAQLREAEVILPLACLTGAPACDRDPVGARTVNLDAVLMLLELKRPEQRLIFPNTNSGYGVGEKDVFCTEETPLRPVSLYGRLKVEAERAVLAAPSTVALRLATVFGVSPRMRMDLLVNDFAYRAVTDGFVVLFEGDFKRNFLHVRDVARAVSHCLGHWEQMRGRVYNLGLSEANLSKRELCEAIQKQVPRFHWAEAAVGRDPDQRNYIVSNARIEATGFRAEVSLDAGIAELIKGYQVVRRQGYGNV
- a CDS encoding DegT/DnrJ/EryC1/StrS family aminotransferase; the encoded protein is MALRYRLADDTIDRHDLRQLIEWLETDPWLTMGPLTEEFEARWTRWLGVPHAAFVNSGSSANLLMYYAALCSGRLRNRRVVVPAVSWATTVAPALQLGFEPIMCEADRETFGLDAAHLDALCREHDPAAVILVHVLGVPVALEPVLRLRERHGFLLMEDACAATGSRYDGRLVGTFGDMSAFSFYFGHHLSTIEGGMVCTADEALHDILLQIRSHGWPKNLAPEKEALQAREHGVLEFNRRFTFYYPGFNVRSTDLNARIGLSQLARADRVVARRIENHAAYVARFAAAPGFTCQRNPRATICSISFVALAASLEHRDRVGRALGAHGIETRPLGGGNMSRQPFWVERYGAQSFPVADLIHERSFMLPNHPGLSVDDIHRIADVVLSVPPEPSPGSGLAIQHLS